From the Clavibacter phaseoli genome, one window contains:
- a CDS encoding ROK family transcriptional regulator: MTGHETGDAARAPEPSSSVADPARPAPADADAAAAAVPADARPARAVPLAPDPRSREIPPAGDARSRGTTPDHVRRSNLATVLQIVHETGPASRSELTRETGLNRSTIAALVGELQELGLVVESEPPGTNRVGRPSPIVSADPRVVVFAVNPEIDAVTVGLVGLDGVVQERIRRDTDGIPTAAQAADLAGAIIAELRADLRASRPDARVLGIGVAVPGLVRFDGGLVRLAPHLGWVDEPFAALLAEATGLPALAANDASLAAVAEGRFGSGRDVDDLVYLNGGASGVGGGVLIGRRPFGGAEGYGGELGHTLVDSGGELCHCGAVGCLETTVGQDALLEVTGLPRARADELGDVLAAALEAGDPAVTAEVERQIDNLAVALRNVVNIFNPSLVVLGGFLGSLHAADPDRILARATAQALPGAREALRIRRAALGPDRLMIGAAELAFARVLVDPSGVAREAVAAERTTA, translated from the coding sequence GTGACCGGGCACGAGACGGGCGACGCCGCGCGCGCGCCCGAGCCGTCCTCGTCGGTCGCGGATCCCGCCCGGCCGGCGCCCGCCGACGCGGATGCTGCCGCCGCTGCTGTCCCCGCCGACGCCCGCCCCGCGCGCGCCGTGCCGCTCGCGCCGGATCCGCGCTCCCGCGAGATCCCGCCCGCCGGCGACGCCCGCTCCCGCGGCACCACCCCCGACCACGTCCGCCGCTCCAACCTCGCGACCGTCCTCCAGATCGTGCACGAGACCGGACCGGCCTCGCGCTCCGAGCTGACGCGCGAGACCGGCCTCAACCGCTCCACCATCGCCGCGCTCGTGGGCGAGCTGCAGGAGCTCGGGCTCGTCGTGGAGTCGGAGCCGCCCGGCACCAACCGCGTCGGCCGGCCGAGCCCCATCGTCTCGGCCGACCCGCGAGTGGTCGTCTTCGCGGTCAACCCCGAGATCGACGCCGTGACCGTCGGGCTCGTCGGCCTCGACGGCGTGGTGCAGGAGCGCATCCGCCGCGACACCGACGGGATCCCCACGGCCGCCCAGGCCGCCGACCTCGCCGGCGCGATCATCGCCGAGCTGCGCGCCGACCTCCGCGCGAGCCGCCCCGACGCGCGCGTGCTCGGCATCGGCGTCGCGGTCCCCGGCCTCGTCCGGTTCGACGGCGGCCTCGTGCGCCTCGCGCCGCACCTCGGCTGGGTCGACGAGCCGTTCGCGGCGCTCCTCGCCGAGGCCACCGGCCTGCCGGCGCTCGCGGCCAACGACGCGAGCCTGGCGGCCGTCGCCGAGGGGCGCTTCGGATCCGGTCGCGACGTCGACGACCTCGTGTACCTCAACGGCGGCGCGTCGGGCGTCGGCGGCGGCGTGCTCATCGGCCGGCGCCCGTTCGGCGGCGCGGAGGGCTACGGCGGCGAGCTCGGCCACACGCTCGTCGACTCCGGCGGCGAGCTCTGCCACTGCGGCGCGGTCGGCTGCCTCGAGACCACGGTCGGCCAGGACGCGCTGCTCGAGGTCACGGGCCTGCCGCGCGCCCGCGCCGACGAGCTGGGGGACGTGCTCGCGGCGGCGCTCGAGGCGGGCGATCCGGCGGTCACGGCGGAGGTGGAGCGGCAGATCGACAACCTCGCGGTCGCGCTGCGCAACGTCGTCAACATCTTCAACCCGTCGCTCGTGGTGCTCGGCGGGTTCCTCGGGTCGCTGCACGCGGCGGATCCCGACCGGATCCTCGCCCGCGCCACCGCCCAGGCGCTCCCCGGCGCGCGCGAGGCCCTGCGGATCCGCCGCGCGGCCCTCGGCCCCGACCGCCTCATGATCGGCGCGGCCGAGCTGGCCTTCGCCCGCGTCCTCGTGGATCCGTCGGGCGTGGCCCGCGAGGCCGTCGCCGCGGAGCGCACCACGGCGTGA
- a CDS encoding HAD family hydrolase — protein MTAPVDLVILDCDGVLVDSEVLAVEVDRRVLAELGWHLTTEEIVERFVGKSHATFTEEVAAHLGRDLDEDWDAPYAHWYADAFAAHLRPVDGIAEALDAIALPTCVASSGGHPKIRANLARTGLLRRFDGRISSATEVEHGKPAPDLFLLAASRMGVDPARCVVVEDSPYGVRGARAAGMRALGYAGGLTPAARLRDAGATVFDDMRDLPRLLRDVTA, from the coding sequence GTGACCGCGCCCGTCGATCTCGTCATCCTCGACTGCGACGGCGTTCTCGTCGACAGCGAGGTGCTCGCCGTCGAGGTCGACCGGCGCGTGCTCGCCGAGCTCGGCTGGCACCTCACGACGGAGGAGATCGTCGAGCGCTTCGTCGGGAAGTCGCACGCGACCTTCACCGAGGAGGTCGCCGCGCACCTCGGCCGCGACCTCGACGAGGACTGGGACGCGCCCTACGCGCACTGGTACGCGGACGCCTTCGCGGCGCACCTGCGGCCGGTCGACGGGATCGCGGAGGCGCTCGACGCCATCGCCCTGCCGACGTGCGTGGCGTCCAGCGGCGGGCACCCGAAGATCCGCGCGAACCTCGCGCGCACGGGCCTGCTCCGGCGCTTCGACGGCCGGATCTCGAGCGCGACCGAGGTCGAGCACGGCAAGCCCGCGCCCGACCTCTTCCTCCTCGCGGCGTCGCGCATGGGCGTGGATCCCGCGCGCTGCGTGGTCGTGGAGGACAGCCCGTACGGCGTGCGGGGCGCGCGAGCCGCGGGCATGCGCGCGCTGGGCTACGCGGGTGGGCTGACGCCGGCCGCCCGCCTGCGCGACGCGGGCGCCACCGTCTTCGACGACATGCGCGACCTGCCGCGGTTGCTGCGCGACGTCACGGCGTGA
- a CDS encoding carbohydrate ABC transporter permease, giving the protein MTDTAERLAPSAPRRLPHPVGSRRPRADRSWIGTVVGIAILAVMLFPVYWMVNISLQPAGPAIEAAWFPFEAQFQGYATALGEQGQALGTSLVIALGSVVLSLAIATPAAYALAQFRFRWINLVLFGILISQMIPGIVVANALYAAYNDVGLLNSIPGLILADSTAGIPFAILIMRAFMAGIPPSIIEAAKVDGAGNFRAFRSIVLPVSLNAVITAGLFTFLFTWSDFLFALTLTTTDDVRPITLGIYQYIGTYTADWSTVMATAVLASLPAIVLLLAAQRFIAAGATGGAVK; this is encoded by the coding sequence ATGACTGACACCGCCGAGCGCCTCGCGCCATCCGCGCCGCGCCGTCTGCCGCACCCGGTCGGATCCCGGCGCCCGCGCGCCGACCGCAGCTGGATCGGCACGGTCGTCGGGATCGCGATCCTCGCCGTGATGCTGTTCCCCGTCTACTGGATGGTCAACATCTCGCTGCAGCCCGCGGGTCCGGCCATCGAGGCGGCGTGGTTCCCGTTCGAGGCGCAGTTCCAGGGCTACGCGACCGCGCTCGGCGAGCAGGGGCAGGCGCTCGGCACGAGCCTCGTGATCGCGCTCGGCAGCGTCGTGCTCAGCCTCGCCATCGCGACCCCGGCGGCGTACGCGCTCGCGCAGTTCAGGTTCCGGTGGATCAACCTGGTGCTGTTCGGGATCCTCATCTCGCAGATGATCCCGGGCATCGTCGTCGCGAACGCGCTCTACGCCGCGTACAACGACGTGGGGCTGCTCAACTCGATCCCGGGCCTGATCCTCGCGGACTCCACGGCCGGCATCCCGTTCGCGATCCTCATCATGCGGGCGTTCATGGCGGGCATCCCGCCGTCGATCATCGAGGCCGCGAAGGTGGACGGCGCGGGGAACTTCCGCGCCTTCCGGTCGATCGTCCTGCCCGTGAGCCTCAACGCCGTGATCACGGCCGGGCTCTTCACGTTCCTCTTCACCTGGAGCGACTTCCTGTTCGCGCTGACGCTCACGACGACCGACGACGTGCGCCCCATCACGCTCGGGATCTACCAGTACATCGGCACGTACACCGCCGACTGGAGCACGGTGATGGCGACGGCCGTGCTGGCGTCGCTGCCGGCGATCGTGCTGCTCCTCGCGGCGCAGCGCTTCATCGCGGCGGGCGCGACGGGCGGCGCGGTCAAGTGA
- a CDS encoding ThuA domain-containing protein, which translates to MTDTASPLRVTVWGENRHEQIEQHVRDRYPTGMHGAVAEGVQENLPEAHVEVATMDQPEHGLTEELLARTDVLTWWGHAAHAEVDDAIVERVHRHVLDGMGLIVLHSGHWSKIFTKLMGTTCTLRWRSEHDRELVWTVNPQHPITRGVPNPIVIDEQEMYGEYFDVPTPDELVFISGFTGGEVFRSGMTYRRGFGRIFFFSPGDQDFPVYHHRDVRRVIANACEWARPDRRETPTLLRYELGEYYDGTDYAGALER; encoded by the coding sequence ATGACCGACACCGCATCCCCGCTCCGCGTCACCGTCTGGGGCGAGAACCGCCACGAGCAGATCGAGCAGCACGTCCGCGACCGCTACCCGACCGGGATGCACGGCGCCGTCGCCGAGGGCGTGCAGGAGAACCTGCCCGAGGCGCACGTCGAGGTCGCGACCATGGACCAGCCCGAGCACGGCCTCACCGAGGAGCTGCTCGCCCGCACCGACGTCCTCACCTGGTGGGGCCACGCGGCCCACGCCGAGGTGGACGACGCGATCGTCGAGCGCGTGCACCGCCACGTGCTCGACGGGATGGGCCTCATCGTGCTGCACTCCGGGCACTGGTCGAAGATCTTCACGAAGCTGATGGGCACCACGTGCACCCTCCGCTGGCGCAGCGAGCACGACCGCGAGCTGGTGTGGACCGTGAACCCGCAGCACCCCATCACCCGCGGCGTGCCGAACCCGATCGTCATCGACGAGCAGGAGATGTACGGCGAGTACTTCGACGTGCCCACGCCCGACGAGCTCGTCTTCATCTCGGGCTTCACGGGCGGCGAGGTGTTCCGCAGCGGCATGACCTACCGCCGCGGCTTCGGCCGGATCTTCTTCTTCTCGCCCGGCGACCAGGACTTCCCCGTGTACCACCACCGCGACGTCCGCCGCGTGATCGCGAACGCCTGCGAGTGGGCGCGGCCCGACCGCCGCGAGACGCCGACGCTGCTGCGCTACGAGCTCGGCGAGTACTACGACGGCACGGACTACGCCGGGGCGCTCGAGCGATGA
- the aroQ gene encoding gamma subclass chorismate mutase AroQ, whose translation MPRRALLATSAFAVTLAAVLGAAAPAQACPRDPAEQQAVTAVASAALDRLEIADDVAASKWLSGKAVADPAREQAVVDATIAAAKADGVDPVAAERIIRAQITASKQVQHALIARWHAHPDEAPTTAPDLTTSVRPRINAVDARLVPAIGAASAALDDQQCGHLVKDARGELGQGLDDAHRKAFRTALATVCTPDS comes from the coding sequence ATGCCCCGCCGTGCCCTGCTCGCCACGTCCGCGTTCGCCGTCACCCTCGCCGCCGTCCTCGGCGCCGCCGCGCCCGCCCAGGCGTGCCCGCGCGACCCGGCGGAGCAGCAGGCGGTCACCGCCGTCGCCTCCGCCGCGCTCGACCGCCTCGAGATCGCCGACGACGTCGCCGCCTCGAAGTGGCTCTCGGGCAAGGCCGTGGCGGATCCCGCGCGCGAGCAGGCCGTCGTCGACGCCACCATCGCCGCGGCGAAGGCCGACGGGGTCGATCCGGTCGCTGCCGAGCGCATCATCCGCGCGCAGATCACGGCGAGCAAGCAGGTGCAGCACGCGCTCATCGCGCGCTGGCACGCGCACCCCGACGAGGCGCCCACCACCGCGCCCGACCTCACCACGAGCGTCCGCCCGCGCATCAACGCGGTCGACGCCCGGCTCGTCCCGGCCATCGGCGCCGCGTCCGCCGCGCTCGACGACCAGCAGTGCGGCCACCTCGTGAAGGACGCGCGCGGCGAGCTCGGCCAGGGCCTCGACGACGCGCACCGCAAG
- a CDS encoding Gfo/Idh/MocA family protein produces the protein MTDVEERTGAAHRIVAPADGAPLRVVQVGAGGMGQAWLRTIAEDPDVELVGVVDLDEEAARAGASAHGATAEASTDLGELIARVRPDAVIDVTIPRAHHPVTTQALFAGIPVLGEKPVALTVAEGLSLAAAAEITGELFMVSQSRRYNDHLVALKRRAADLGGVGIVTTEFFKAPHFGGFREEMDDVLLLDMAVHQFDAVRYLLDADPVSVYCESYNPAWSWYRGDAGATAVFAFEGGVRYVYTGSWCSPGAETSWNGSWRVSGAHGTALWDGDHDPTSDITDAPDGPPAEPAAAESVGVEIAGSLRAFVQALRTGERPHGEVHGNVMSLAMVEAAIESKGTGRRLAIDDVLERAYATALSDERRDDVRARLEAWRERGVREALQGSPASEGRAGAAAVARPAAAG, from the coding sequence ATGACGGACGTCGAGGAGCGCACGGGCGCCGCCCACCGGATCGTCGCGCCCGCCGACGGCGCGCCGCTGCGCGTCGTGCAGGTGGGCGCGGGCGGCATGGGCCAGGCGTGGCTCCGGACCATCGCGGAGGATCCCGACGTCGAGCTCGTGGGCGTCGTCGACCTCGACGAGGAGGCGGCGCGGGCGGGCGCGTCCGCGCACGGGGCGACGGCGGAGGCGTCCACCGACCTCGGCGAGCTGATCGCGCGCGTGCGGCCGGACGCCGTGATCGACGTCACGATCCCGCGCGCGCACCACCCCGTCACCACGCAGGCGCTTTTCGCGGGGATCCCGGTGCTCGGCGAGAAGCCCGTCGCGCTCACGGTCGCCGAGGGGCTGTCGCTCGCGGCGGCCGCGGAGATCACGGGTGAGCTGTTCATGGTCAGCCAGTCGCGCCGCTACAACGACCACCTCGTCGCGCTCAAGCGGCGGGCGGCCGACCTCGGCGGCGTCGGCATCGTCACCACCGAGTTCTTCAAGGCCCCGCACTTCGGCGGGTTCCGCGAGGAGATGGACGACGTGCTGCTGCTCGACATGGCCGTGCACCAGTTCGACGCCGTGCGGTACCTGCTCGACGCGGATCCCGTGAGCGTCTACTGCGAGTCGTACAACCCCGCGTGGAGCTGGTACCGCGGCGACGCGGGCGCCACCGCGGTCTTCGCGTTCGAGGGCGGCGTGCGGTACGTCTACACGGGCAGCTGGTGCAGCCCGGGCGCGGAGACGTCGTGGAACGGGTCTTGGCGGGTGAGCGGCGCGCACGGCACCGCGCTCTGGGACGGCGACCACGATCCGACGAGCGACATCACGGACGCGCCCGACGGCCCGCCCGCGGAGCCCGCGGCCGCCGAGTCGGTGGGCGTCGAGATCGCCGGATCCCTGCGCGCGTTCGTCCAGGCGCTCCGCACGGGCGAGCGGCCGCACGGCGAGGTGCACGGCAACGTGATGAGCCTCGCGATGGTCGAGGCCGCGATCGAGTCGAAGGGCACGGGCCGTCGGCTCGCGATCGACGACGTGCTCGAGCGCGCCTACGCGACCGCGCTCTCCGACGAGCGGCGCGACGACGTGCGCGCGCGGCTCGAGGCGTGGCGCGAGCGGGGCGTGCGGGAGGCGCTCCAGGGATCGCCGGCGTCCGAGGGTCGCGCGGGCGCCGCGGCCGTCGCCCGCCCGGCCGCCGCCGGGTAG